A region from the Algoriphagus machipongonensis genome encodes:
- a CDS encoding ferritin-like domain-containing protein: MTQKNHRKIQLAPDLDQKVQNLNDSEKKEFINLIYSLLKQASTTEHLLAMQYLFTSFSLKKYPEEFSDYVPGSLDPGQQRINQIRMAQVEKIRRWEANILMVSREEMGHLCYDMNLLAILGENPYLFRPNFPVPATSFPMEKPVNLMPFSPIAIEIFRYWEKPDHLPVSDPLEASGIPEQMKSLFNIPHKKAKPFDKEATESKAMDFLLDFFAKNLSQDQLNQIHNPLTENTYFNSVEELYTFLQLYLVIALKYQIIEGENFERIVDEHYGFNISLNPLIVGQFVEYVEEAVSQILEEGEGVHGIPPSLGSHFWVFQSILDDLQKEEKVSGLPFDAALPVVWNPTYSIQADRHLIKNIPSLSSNATNQISNQVSVLAMQLFNEAYTLMVKMLSGFFGHYEIDQTTGIRPKQVNAYFQTAFYPFMTNVIRPLGEMICRLPADESFIPDGGKIPERCAGPDFMLDVSQFNQDEIDKMIAPYDQLEDYLERFESMKTKAIDLQNLCKERGYHMAFYLQDDARDFDVSFGYLAENFERMGKNFKAYWNGDMVAPISSRGFQNYSTTFN, from the coding sequence ATGACACAAAAAAATCATAGAAAAATTCAGCTTGCCCCAGATTTAGACCAAAAGGTTCAAAATTTAAATGATTCAGAGAAAAAGGAGTTTATAAACCTTATTTACTCACTTCTCAAGCAAGCAAGCACCACGGAACATTTACTCGCTATGCAGTACTTGTTTACTAGCTTTAGTTTAAAAAAATATCCAGAAGAGTTTTCGGATTATGTACCTGGATCTTTAGATCCTGGACAACAAAGAATCAATCAAATCCGAATGGCTCAGGTAGAAAAAATCAGAAGGTGGGAGGCGAATATCCTGATGGTCTCCAGAGAAGAGATGGGTCATTTGTGTTATGATATGAATCTGCTAGCCATTTTAGGAGAAAACCCGTATTTATTCCGTCCTAATTTCCCTGTTCCGGCCACGAGCTTTCCAATGGAAAAGCCCGTTAACCTCATGCCATTTAGCCCTATCGCTATTGAGATTTTCAGATACTGGGAAAAGCCCGACCACTTACCAGTTTCTGATCCACTGGAGGCATCAGGGATTCCAGAGCAAATGAAAAGCCTTTTTAATATTCCACATAAAAAAGCCAAGCCTTTCGACAAAGAAGCAACTGAATCCAAAGCAATGGATTTTCTATTAGACTTCTTCGCGAAGAATTTATCTCAGGACCAATTAAACCAAATCCACAATCCATTAACTGAAAACACATATTTTAATAGCGTTGAGGAGTTGTATACTTTTCTCCAACTTTATTTAGTAATCGCCTTAAAATACCAAATCATTGAAGGAGAAAATTTTGAGAGAATAGTCGATGAACACTATGGCTTTAATATTTCATTAAACCCACTAATTGTTGGACAGTTTGTTGAATACGTGGAAGAGGCGGTCAGCCAAATTTTGGAAGAAGGCGAGGGAGTTCATGGCATTCCACCTTCCTTAGGAAGCCACTTTTGGGTTTTCCAATCCATTCTTGACGACTTACAGAAAGAGGAAAAAGTTTCAGGGCTACCCTTTGATGCAGCTCTACCGGTAGTTTGGAACCCTACTTACTCCATTCAAGCCGATCGACATTTGATCAAAAACATTCCAAGCTTATCAAGTAACGCAACCAATCAAATTTCAAATCAGGTTTCTGTCCTAGCGATGCAACTCTTTAATGAAGCTTATACCCTAATGGTAAAAATGCTGAGTGGTTTCTTTGGTCATTATGAAATTGATCAGACTACAGGAATTCGTCCTAAACAGGTAAATGCCTATTTCCAAACTGCCTTTTACCCATTCATGACCAATGTAATTAGGCCCTTAGGTGAAATGATTTGTAGGCTTCCTGCTGATGAAAGCTTTATTCCTGACGGTGGAAAAATTCCAGAGCGATGTGCAGGTCCGGACTTTATGCTGGATGTATCACAGTTCAATCAAGATGAAATAGATAAAATGATCGCTCCTTATGATCAATTAGAGGACTATTTAGAAAGATTTGAATCGATGAAAACTAAAGCAATTGATCTCCAAAACCTATGTAAAGAAAGAGGATATCATATGGCTTTTTACTTACAAGACGATGCAAGGGATTTTGACGTGTCCTTTGGTTATCTGGCAGAAAACTTCGAAAGAATGGGTAAAAACTTTAAAGCCTATTGGAATGGAGATATGGTAGCTCCAATTTCTTCACGAGGATTTCAAAACTATTCCACAACATTCAACTAA
- a CDS encoding FIST C-terminal domain-containing protein has protein sequence MSAKATSFGVGFAETTDSLLAGVEASKQALQTAGLFPEEVQLCFLFCTSRHEAEHFFEGVKSCLGEQTQYFGGFSNGACTNTELGYDGYQAIVGLLGKGDFKFDLMIQEGIGFHEFETGKSLGLKIQAQKYDSEPQMFLLFDAVNRLEGRFRMNYGTPFIKGMSESIQKWPNTIGARMLGDMKFKPTRQWCGQSMSQNAAMALLMHGNIKMDSQIMHGCQPASAYHKVTAVKGANILELDHKPALEVVGKILGPDLMERPQELKFFVTLGKNVGDKWEAFNPGNYINRMCVGVDTQGKGIYMAEMDIETGMEVQLMRRSFEMEYVSVRTKKLIQRVKSQNRRIIFGLYINCSGRAAAYSNHTDEDVRYVQEAIDGEFPLMGIYEAGELAMIGEKLQVLDWTGLFCIFSEEIN, from the coding sequence ATGTCTGCAAAAGCTACTTCATTTGGTGTGGGGTTCGCCGAAACGACCGATTCCTTACTCGCAGGAGTAGAAGCTAGCAAGCAGGCATTACAGACAGCTGGACTTTTTCCTGAGGAGGTCCAGCTTTGTTTTTTATTTTGTACTTCCCGACATGAGGCAGAGCATTTTTTTGAAGGAGTAAAATCCTGTTTAGGAGAACAGACACAGTATTTTGGAGGCTTTTCCAATGGAGCATGTACTAATACCGAACTAGGATATGACGGATATCAAGCAATCGTGGGTTTGTTAGGTAAAGGTGATTTTAAGTTTGACTTAATGATCCAAGAAGGGATAGGATTTCATGAATTTGAAACTGGAAAATCTTTAGGGTTAAAAATTCAAGCCCAAAAGTATGATTCTGAACCACAGATGTTTTTGCTTTTTGATGCTGTAAATAGGCTGGAAGGAAGATTTAGGATGAATTATGGCACTCCTTTTATCAAAGGCATGAGTGAATCCATTCAAAAATGGCCAAATACCATTGGAGCTAGAATGCTTGGAGATATGAAATTTAAGCCTACTCGGCAGTGGTGTGGACAAAGCATGAGTCAAAATGCGGCTATGGCTTTGTTGATGCATGGGAATATTAAGATGGATTCTCAGATTATGCATGGCTGTCAACCTGCAAGTGCTTACCATAAAGTAACCGCAGTAAAGGGAGCTAATATTTTGGAATTGGACCATAAACCGGCTTTAGAAGTCGTGGGGAAGATTCTGGGGCCTGATCTAATGGAGAGACCACAGGAATTAAAATTTTTTGTAACCCTCGGAAAAAACGTGGGGGATAAATGGGAAGCTTTCAATCCGGGGAATTACATCAACAGAATGTGTGTGGGAGTGGATACTCAAGGGAAGGGGATATACATGGCGGAGATGGATATTGAGACCGGGATGGAAGTCCAATTGATGCGTAGAAGTTTTGAAATGGAATATGTTTCAGTAAGGACTAAGAAATTGATCCAACGAGTGAAATCCCAAAACCGGAGGATTATTTTTGGGTTATATATTAATTGTTCTGGTAGAGCTGCAGCCTATTCTAATCATACGGACGAAGATGTAAGGTATGTGCAAGAGGCAATAGATGGGGAGTTCCCGCTGATGGGAATTTACGAAGCAGGAGAATTAGCAATGATTGGTGAAAAGCTTCAGGTACTGGATTGGACAGGGCTCTTTTGCATTTTTAGTGAGGAAATAAACTAA
- a CDS encoding T9SS C-terminal target domain-containing protein, which yields MKKAFLFYGLMVFLPLLVNGSVLPLNANSFFTSPNLENTPGLGSEVIQVDVSGKLALCSHSEKGHIILTVSGGVAPYTYKWNTLETTKDRTNLYAGTYTVDITDAEGTVHTERIVVQPPFPLILDPIEVENASCGSGANGKAKVSVKIGRGEPYTIKWSNGITDQWEVDQLQPGTYSVTVGDKYNCDVTVSFEVKSESEGITVSEDIQNETCTETGNGSINLSVSGGQAPYTYSWSNGSTQPNLSNLKAGSYTVIVKDQTGCSYTASYEVTSPVSFSLSENVENPSCLGNADGKIDVAVVGGSAPFTYQWNNGQGGPSLYGLEAGVYSVLVSDASGCTVSKEFNLTNNSQLNLKLVEKQDVSCEGDDSGKIFLEVSGASGEVEVLWSDGVKGLLTRENLAPGAYSVTATEIGGCEVSNSFEIKAAGSMNARIESMLDVDCDQGSITGVAWVSIQGGVEPYSIEWNTGDTDLREVQFFQSKTLQVKISDATGCSVVSEAKVDYPSFSTQEGRLNFQFRKLEITNEPEVKVDEQVLFESEIPEEFIAWEWHFGDGQKSTDKDPVHVFEKAGAFEVTLTAYDLYGCSSVEKNTVQVTQPEEMVVIPNAFSPNGDGLNDTFIPKMKAVTNFSMEVFNTWGEKMYATTSLESKGWDGTYKGQALPAGNYLYKITYTSATGENLSLTGGITLIR from the coding sequence ATGAAAAAGGCATTCTTATTTTATGGCTTGATGGTATTCCTACCCCTTTTGGTGAATGGGTCTGTTTTGCCTTTGAATGCAAACAGCTTTTTCACCTCTCCAAATTTGGAGAATACCCCTGGTTTGGGTTCAGAAGTAATACAAGTAGACGTTTCCGGTAAACTTGCTCTATGCTCTCATTCCGAGAAGGGGCATATCATTTTAACAGTTTCAGGAGGAGTTGCTCCTTATACTTACAAATGGAATACACTTGAAACTACCAAAGATCGTACCAATTTATATGCCGGTACCTATACGGTTGATATAACTGATGCCGAGGGAACAGTTCATACAGAAAGAATAGTTGTTCAACCTCCATTTCCATTAATATTAGATCCAATAGAAGTTGAAAATGCATCCTGTGGATCTGGTGCAAATGGGAAGGCAAAAGTGAGTGTGAAGATTGGAAGAGGCGAACCCTATACTATAAAGTGGAGCAATGGGATCACTGATCAATGGGAAGTGGATCAGCTTCAGCCAGGTACTTACTCTGTTACAGTTGGAGATAAATATAACTGTGATGTTACGGTTTCTTTTGAAGTTAAAAGTGAATCAGAGGGAATTACTGTTTCAGAGGATATTCAAAATGAAACCTGTACAGAAACCGGTAATGGCTCTATTAACCTAAGTGTCAGTGGAGGGCAAGCTCCTTATACTTATTCCTGGAGTAACGGTTCTACTCAGCCAAACCTTTCTAACCTGAAAGCAGGTAGCTATACAGTGATAGTGAAAGACCAGACGGGCTGCTCATATACAGCAAGCTATGAGGTTACTTCACCAGTTTCCTTTTCCTTATCTGAGAATGTAGAAAACCCAAGTTGTTTAGGAAATGCGGATGGGAAAATAGATGTGGCAGTAGTAGGAGGAAGTGCTCCATTTACCTATCAATGGAATAATGGACAAGGTGGACCTTCTCTTTATGGACTAGAAGCTGGAGTTTATTCAGTATTAGTATCAGATGCATCTGGATGTACAGTATCCAAGGAATTTAATTTGACTAATAACTCGCAGTTAAACTTGAAGCTTGTTGAAAAGCAAGATGTAAGCTGTGAAGGGGACGACTCAGGGAAAATTTTCTTAGAAGTATCCGGGGCATCTGGAGAAGTGGAAGTTTTATGGTCTGATGGAGTCAAAGGGTTATTAACCAGAGAAAATTTGGCTCCGGGAGCCTACAGCGTAACAGCCACTGAAATAGGTGGGTGTGAAGTCAGTAATTCATTTGAAATAAAAGCAGCAGGTTCGATGAATGCACGAATCGAAAGCATGCTGGATGTTGATTGTGATCAAGGCTCAATTACAGGAGTAGCTTGGGTTTCTATTCAAGGAGGAGTTGAGCCTTATTCCATCGAGTGGAACACAGGAGATACTGATTTGAGAGAGGTTCAATTCTTCCAAAGCAAGACACTTCAAGTAAAAATTTCGGATGCCACAGGATGCTCAGTTGTCTCCGAAGCAAAAGTTGATTACCCATCCTTCTCCACCCAAGAAGGAAGATTGAATTTTCAGTTTAGAAAACTGGAAATTACTAATGAACCAGAAGTAAAAGTAGATGAGCAGGTCCTTTTTGAAAGTGAAATTCCCGAAGAGTTTATCGCCTGGGAATGGCATTTTGGAGATGGACAGAAGTCTACTGATAAAGACCCAGTACATGTTTTTGAAAAAGCAGGGGCTTTTGAAGTGACTTTAACTGCTTATGATTTATATGGATGTTCAAGTGTTGAGAAAAATACTGTTCAGGTAACCCAGCCTGAAGAAATGGTAGTTATTCCCAATGCATTTTCACCAAACGGTGATGGCCTAAACGACACGTTTATACCCAAAATGAAGGCTGTCACAAATTTCTCCATGGAAGTATTCAATACCTGGGGAGAAAAAATGTATGCAACGACCAGTCTTGAATCCAAAGGCTGGGATGGAACATACAAAGGTCAGGCTTTGCCGGCCGGAAATTACTTATACAAGATCACCTATACTTCTGCAACTGGCGAAAATTTAAGCCTAACTGGAGGTATCACCCTTATTAGATAA
- a CDS encoding OsmC family protein, producing MPNIKNGVNLDNIEALVGAIQNDPEVAKVQFKAQSEWKGGTQASVTVSELFSNGNNIRTEASKFNLIVDEPAVLGGKDEYPNPVEYLASALCGCLTAGIATNAALFGTELEKINVEVLVNFDIHGVLGLDRSKPSGPLDLHYKVTLKGKNGAKMEELIKSKETLDKKSPIKNTIELPLKVTTEVVIEE from the coding sequence ATGCCAAACATTAAAAATGGAGTCAACCTCGATAATATTGAGGCGCTTGTTGGAGCAATCCAAAATGATCCAGAAGTTGCAAAAGTTCAGTTCAAAGCACAATCAGAATGGAAAGGTGGAACCCAAGCTTCTGTCACGGTTTCTGAATTATTTTCAAACGGAAATAATATCCGAACTGAAGCGAGTAAATTTAACTTAATAGTGGATGAGCCAGCAGTTCTTGGAGGGAAAGATGAATACCCCAATCCGGTAGAATATTTAGCTTCTGCTCTATGTGGTTGCTTGACCGCAGGAATAGCTACAAATGCTGCACTTTTTGGAACAGAGCTGGAAAAAATCAACGTGGAAGTATTGGTTAATTTTGATATCCACGGAGTTTTGGGATTAGATAGATCCAAGCCTAGTGGTCCTTTGGATTTACATTACAAGGTAACTTTAAAGGGGAAAAATGGGGCTAAAATGGAAGAACTGATCAAATCTAAAGAGACTTTGGATAAAAAGTCTCCTATAAAAAACACGATCGAACTTCCTTTAAAAGTAACCACTGAGGTAGTTATTGAGGAATAA
- a CDS encoding PorP/SprF family type IX secretion system membrane protein, whose product MKRLFTLLMMGLLSLSLYAQDVQYSQFYAAPLYLNPAMAGSSEMTRIGVNYRNQWPGLDQSFNSYSAYIDHYLFNINSGIGLIFNKSQQSMANLSVSEIGAVYSYRMRLGFRSFLRIGGQVSYMDRDAYFGDLLFGSQIDDQTGAIGDYSGENIGEDFRQQFVDYSFGFLYNNENVWFGLSTAHVTQPNMSFIDGQSRLPLKVSAHGGVKFDLSGGSSRAFYNQKSGTRELTLAFNYKNQKPFSQLDIGAQVNIQPIVLGVWYRGIPVSNSEQPNHESIVALVGMSLGGGLDIGYSHDFTLSSLGNANTGGAHEISLRYSFLWGKASEGGRKSSMPCFKY is encoded by the coding sequence ATGAAACGATTATTTACGCTTTTAATGATGGGACTTCTGTCCTTGAGTCTCTATGCTCAGGATGTTCAGTACTCCCAGTTTTATGCTGCACCTCTCTACCTTAATCCTGCCATGGCAGGCTCTTCAGAAATGACACGAATAGGTGTGAATTATAGAAATCAATGGCCTGGTTTAGACCAATCCTTTAATTCTTATTCAGCCTATATAGATCATTATTTATTTAATATAAATAGTGGAATTGGTCTGATTTTCAATAAATCCCAGCAAAGCATGGCCAACTTGAGCGTTTCAGAAATAGGAGCAGTTTATTCTTATAGAATGCGTTTAGGCTTTAGATCTTTTTTGAGAATAGGTGGCCAGGTAAGCTATATGGATAGAGATGCCTACTTCGGTGACTTGCTTTTTGGTAGCCAAATTGATGATCAAACAGGAGCGATCGGTGATTATAGCGGTGAAAATATTGGTGAAGATTTTCGTCAGCAGTTTGTTGACTACAGCTTTGGCTTTTTATACAATAATGAAAACGTTTGGTTTGGTCTTTCTACGGCTCATGTCACTCAACCTAATATGTCATTTATAGATGGTCAAAGTAGACTTCCGCTTAAAGTTTCAGCTCATGGTGGAGTGAAATTCGATTTGTCTGGGGGTAGTTCAAGGGCGTTTTATAATCAAAAGTCCGGTACTAGAGAATTGACATTAGCTTTCAATTACAAAAACCAAAAACCATTTTCTCAATTGGATATTGGAGCTCAAGTTAATATTCAGCCTATTGTATTGGGGGTTTGGTATAGAGGTATTCCAGTATCTAATTCAGAGCAACCCAATCACGAGTCCATCGTGGCCCTAGTAGGTATGTCTCTGGGAGGAGGACTGGATATTGGGTATAGCCATGATTTTACTTTATCATCCCTAGGAAATGCTAATACCGGAGGAGCACATGAGATATCATTACGATATAGCTTCCTTTGGGGAAAAGCCTCTGAAGGAGGAAGAAAGTCTTCAATGCCTTGTTTCAAATATTAG
- a CDS encoding PorP/SprF family type IX secretion system membrane protein, which translates to MLRKILGIGILIWALLQLPISSYAQDTQFSQFYAAPLFLNPALTGSSELTRIGINYRNQWPGLDQSFNSYSAYIDHYIFDYNSGVGLIFNGSQESMAQLSTNEIGLLYSYKLQISENLFFSVGGQASYMQRNAFFSDLVFGSQIDIINGTVGGITDELNGVPLDSKYSFMDYSIGALIFTDKYWFGVSAHHLSEPNRSFVDGQLSKLPMKLSAQGGIKFDLGHGGRDYFTHQYSERSISFAFNYKQQDPFSQLDVGAQLYLEPLVLGLWYRGLPTKNSLPNNEAFIGLVGVSLPSGLDIGYSYDVTASKLGLKNSGGAHEVSVRYTFLWGDPKNRNQRGRVIPCFKY; encoded by the coding sequence ATGTTGAGGAAGATCTTAGGCATAGGTATTTTAATATGGGCACTGTTACAGCTGCCAATAAGCTCCTATGCTCAAGATACCCAGTTTTCACAATTTTATGCGGCTCCTTTATTTTTAAACCCAGCTTTAACGGGCTCTTCAGAATTAACTAGAATAGGAATCAATTACAGAAACCAATGGCCTGGCTTAGACCAGAGTTTTAATTCCTACTCCGCGTACATTGACCATTATATATTTGACTATAATTCTGGTGTTGGATTGATTTTCAATGGAAGTCAGGAATCAATGGCGCAGCTTTCAACCAATGAAATTGGTCTCTTGTATTCTTATAAGCTTCAAATTTCGGAAAACCTCTTCTTTAGTGTTGGTGGTCAAGCAAGTTACATGCAGCGAAATGCCTTTTTTTCAGACTTGGTTTTTGGAAGCCAAATAGATATCATCAACGGGACGGTCGGAGGAATAACGGATGAGCTGAATGGGGTGCCTCTTGATTCCAAGTACAGTTTTATGGACTACTCTATCGGAGCTCTTATATTTACAGATAAATATTGGTTTGGAGTTTCTGCGCATCATTTATCTGAACCCAACCGCTCATTTGTGGATGGTCAGCTTTCAAAGCTTCCCATGAAGCTTTCCGCTCAAGGTGGAATAAAATTCGATTTGGGGCATGGAGGCAGAGATTATTTCACCCATCAATATTCGGAACGCTCAATTTCCTTCGCGTTTAATTATAAGCAGCAGGATCCTTTTAGCCAATTGGATGTCGGAGCCCAATTATATTTGGAGCCATTGGTTTTAGGTTTATGGTATCGAGGTCTTCCAACAAAAAATTCATTGCCCAACAATGAGGCTTTCATTGGTCTAGTAGGAGTATCACTTCCAAGTGGATTAGATATAGGATATTCCTATGATGTAACAGCCTCAAAACTAGGTTTAAAAAACAGTGGTGGAGCACATGAGGTCTCTGTGAGATATACTTTTCTTTGGGGAGATCCTAAAAACCGAAATCAAAGAGGAAGAGTAATTCCCTGCTTCAAATACTAA
- a CDS encoding sensor histidine kinase, which yields MSKRNITLIIVLMSLASFGLMGFQYYWVRNAVSINRERFDQNVYMALSGTIDQLEKSETSDVLLSSLMKDSVLQESLFEKIEPITFQIQQRSVYPSRPSIVDTLLNEPAPEVSPTFRRILESRGFDMSLLKELEMFFTYMTPELASSMFTPDEMEILLEEKERQLKYLSEREKATKISGGRTAQRPEVFTQINISDDILEKIRRANFKIDMVEKTWNELAGQKAILERLDTLQARALLRNHLIERGISESFEMGLLKNNGELTPLGPVTDPATLIDKGTKAQLFPNDILGEDNFLYIYFPDKSYHVIRQVWLPLSSSVLFIAVIIFCFIYAIKVIFKQKALSDTKNDFINNMTHEFKTPLATVSLAVEALQDPELSTQGKFRNRYLGIIKDENKRLTAQVEKVLQAAALDKQDFKLKFEEVNLSELLESTMQHISLQVEKKGGTLTLRDSLKEPLIEGDVFHLTHIFNNLLDNAIKYTPNAPTIKMEASDGEDQVIIKIKDNGIGMSKDAQKKIFDKFYRVPTGNVHDVKGFGLGLSYVKAMLEAHKGGIQVESEVGKGTTFTINLPKKQ from the coding sequence ATGTCTAAAAGAAACATTACGCTTATCATCGTTTTGATGTCCCTCGCAAGCTTCGGTTTGATGGGATTTCAATACTATTGGGTGCGTAATGCAGTAAGCATAAACCGGGAAAGATTTGACCAAAATGTTTACATGGCACTTTCAGGCACCATTGACCAACTGGAAAAAAGTGAAACCTCGGATGTGTTGCTGAGTTCACTTATGAAAGACTCTGTACTGCAGGAATCCCTTTTTGAAAAAATTGAACCCATCACTTTTCAAATTCAACAGCGTTCCGTCTATCCATCCAGGCCATCTATTGTCGATACTTTATTAAATGAACCTGCACCTGAAGTAAGCCCTACTTTCCGTCGAATCCTAGAATCCAGAGGATTTGATATGAGTTTATTGAAGGAGTTGGAAATGTTTTTCACCTACATGACTCCCGAACTTGCTTCCAGCATGTTCACTCCAGATGAAATGGAAATTTTGCTTGAAGAAAAGGAAAGGCAACTTAAATATCTCAGCGAAAGGGAGAAGGCTACAAAAATTTCAGGTGGTAGGACTGCTCAAAGACCTGAAGTTTTTACCCAAATCAACATTTCAGACGATATCCTTGAAAAAATACGTAGGGCAAATTTCAAGATTGATATGGTTGAAAAAACCTGGAATGAGTTAGCAGGACAAAAGGCCATTTTAGAAAGACTTGACACTTTGCAAGCAAGAGCACTTTTACGTAACCATTTGATAGAACGCGGAATTTCCGAATCTTTCGAAATGGGTTTATTAAAAAACAATGGGGAATTAACGCCATTGGGGCCAGTTACAGATCCAGCCACATTAATAGATAAAGGAACAAAAGCTCAGCTATTTCCAAATGACATTCTAGGTGAGGACAACTTCCTATACATTTACTTTCCTGATAAAAGCTATCATGTTATCAGGCAAGTATGGCTGCCATTATCCAGCTCAGTTCTATTTATAGCCGTCATTATTTTCTGTTTCATCTATGCGATCAAGGTAATTTTCAAACAGAAAGCCTTATCCGACACAAAGAATGATTTCATCAATAACATGACCCATGAGTTTAAAACTCCATTGGCAACTGTTAGTCTCGCAGTAGAAGCTTTACAAGATCCTGAGCTTTCTACTCAGGGTAAATTTAGAAATCGCTATTTGGGAATCATCAAAGATGAAAACAAGAGGCTCACAGCCCAAGTGGAAAAAGTATTGCAGGCCGCAGCATTAGATAAACAGGATTTCAAATTGAAGTTTGAAGAGGTCAACCTAAGCGAACTGTTGGAATCAACCATGCAGCACATCAGCCTTCAAGTAGAGAAAAAAGGCGGTACCTTGACCTTAAGAGATAGCCTAAAAGAACCTTTGATCGAAGGAGACGTTTTTCATTTGACGCATATTTTCAATAATTTATTGGATAATGCCATCAAATACACGCCAAACGCTCCCACCATAAAAATGGAAGCCAGTGACGGTGAGGATCAAGTAATCATCAAGATCAAAGACAATGGAATTGGGATGTCTAAAGATGCCCAAAAGAAAATATTTGATAAATTTTATAGAGTTCCTACTGGAAACGTGCATGATGTAAAAGGCTTTGGCCTGGGCTTATCTTATGTTAAAGCCATGCTAGAAGCAC
- the lysA gene encoding diaminopimelate decarboxylase yields the protein MPRPQHPLTIQGVSLNSVAEQFGTPVYVYDGDKITSQIKTLQQAFSKVPLKIKYATKALTNVNILKVVKLAGGEVDAVSVQEVRLCLEAGFKAEDIMYTPNGVSLEEIKEVVELGAMINLDNLPVLELFGQTYGHEVPVCIRINPHIMAGGNAKISVGHIASKFGVSIHQLDEILELVKKYNIQVTGLHLHTGSDILDAEVFLKSGNVLFEAALKFPELKFLDFGGGFKVGYKEGDVVTDMMEVGNRVSEAFLKFCEKYGKKLELWLEPGKFVVSEAGSLLVQANVVKKTPQITFVGVNSGLNHLIRPMMYDAYHDVYNLSNPEGEEKKYNVVGYICETDTIAAERDIAEVRMGDFLAIKNAGAYGISMASNYNSRLRPAEVLIWEGKARLIRKREEFEDLLRNQVVLDL from the coding sequence ATGCCTAGACCTCAACACCCCTTAACGATTCAGGGAGTATCCTTAAATTCAGTAGCTGAACAGTTTGGTACGCCCGTATATGTGTACGATGGAGACAAAATCACCTCCCAGATTAAAACATTACAGCAAGCATTTTCCAAGGTGCCGTTGAAGATCAAATATGCGACTAAAGCTTTGACTAATGTTAATATTCTGAAAGTTGTTAAGCTAGCTGGTGGTGAAGTGGATGCTGTTTCCGTTCAGGAAGTCCGATTGTGTTTAGAAGCTGGTTTTAAAGCTGAAGACATTATGTATACTCCTAATGGAGTGAGTTTGGAAGAAATCAAAGAAGTGGTTGAGCTAGGTGCCATGATTAATCTTGATAATCTTCCAGTCTTGGAATTGTTTGGTCAAACTTATGGCCATGAAGTTCCGGTTTGCATCCGAATCAATCCTCATATTATGGCAGGCGGAAATGCCAAGATATCCGTAGGGCATATTGCAAGTAAGTTTGGAGTATCTATTCATCAGCTGGATGAGATTTTGGAGCTTGTAAAGAAATATAATATTCAAGTGACAGGGCTTCATTTGCATACAGGTTCTGATATTTTGGATGCTGAAGTATTCTTAAAAAGTGGAAATGTCTTATTTGAGGCTGCATTGAAATTTCCTGAACTGAAGTTTCTTGATTTTGGAGGAGGCTTTAAAGTAGGTTATAAAGAAGGAGATGTTGTCACCGATATGATGGAAGTTGGGAACCGTGTGTCAGAGGCATTCCTGAAGTTTTGTGAGAAGTATGGTAAGAAATTGGAATTATGGCTAGAGCCAGGGAAGTTTGTAGTAAGTGAAGCTGGCTCCCTATTAGTACAGGCTAATGTGGTTAAGAAAACTCCTCAAATTACTTTTGTGGGAGTTAATTCAGGTCTGAACCACTTGATAAGACCCATGATGTATGATGCATATCATGATGTTTATAATTTAAGTAATCCAGAAGGAGAAGAGAAGAAATATAATGTGGTAGGCTACATCTGTGAAACTGACACCATCGCTGCCGAAAGGGATATTGCAGAGGTAAGAATGGGGGATTTTCTAGCGATTAAAAATGCAGGTGCTTATGGTATCAGCATGGCTTCCAACTATAATTCAAGATTAAGGCCAGCAGAGGTGTTGATTTGGGAAGGTAAGGCTAGGTTAATCAGAAAACGTGAAGAATTTGAAGATCTACTCCGAAACCAGGTAGTTTTAGATCTTTAA